Within the Acidipropionibacterium acidipropionici genome, the region GCTCAATTTCCGGCCTCTGCTGCAGAGCGGCTTCGTCACCACCCTCATCGTCACCGTTCTCGGTGCTCTTGTAGCCCTGATCATCGCCTTCCTGGTGGGTGTGGCCCGGTATTCAAAGAATCGGATCCTCTCGATTCCGGCGGGCATCTTCATCGAGGTGTTCCGCGGCACGTCGCTCATCGTCCAGATGTTCTGGCTGTTCTACGTGCTGCCCTTCTTCGGGATCGACCTTCCGCCGATGGTCACCGCGGTCATCGCGCTGGGATTCAATGAGGGTGCCTACGCCGCCGAGATCGTGCGCAGCGCCCTGGCCGCCGTACCGAAGGGCCAGAACGAGGCCAGCATCGCGCTGAGTCTCTCCCCGCGGCGCACGCTGTGGCGGATCAAGATGCCCCAGGCCATCGCGATCATGCTTCCCTCGCTGGGCAACGTGCTCGTCGATCTGTTCAAGAACACCTCGCTGGTCTCCCTGGTGACGGTGGTCGAACTCACCTTCGCGGCTCAGCAGATCCGTACCTCCACGGGCCAGACCCTCGCCGTCTACGGCTTCCTGCTCGTCGTCTACTTCGTGGTCTCGCTGCTGCTCGGGCGCCTGGTGGCGCTCGCCGAACGGGTCGTCTCCCGGCGCTTCGGCACCGGGGGCCCGGGCCGGCGATCGACAGGCCGCCGCACCGCGGCGGCCGCGGGGCCGGCCGGCGTCTCCCCGGTGTCCGTGCCGGCACAAGTGTCCCCGATGTCCGTGCCCGCACAAGTTTCTCCGGTGTCCGTGCCAGCACGAGG harbors:
- the ehuC gene encoding ectoine/hydroxyectoine ABC transporter permease subunit EhuC, with amino-acid sequence MDALLNFRPLLQSGFVTTLIVTVLGALVALIIAFLVGVARYSKNRILSIPAGIFIEVFRGTSLIVQMFWLFYVLPFFGIDLPPMVTAVIALGFNEGAYAAEIVRSALAAVPKGQNEASIALSLSPRRTLWRIKMPQAIAIMLPSLGNVLVDLFKNTSLVSLVTVVELTFAAQQIRTSTGQTLAVYGFLLVVYFVVSLLLGRLVALAERVVSRRFGTGGPGRRSTGRRTAAAAGPAGVSPVSVPAQVSPMSVPAQVSPVSVPARGGVS